In Pseudomonadota bacterium, a single genomic region encodes these proteins:
- a CDS encoding FAD-dependent oxidoreductase — MLPTDIANPDYFHKVVDCQWACPAHTPVPEYIRLIAAGRYGDAYMVNWASNVFPGILGRTCDRPCEPACRRGRVEKEPVAICRLKRVAADYKGDIKARLPKPAAQRNGKRVALVGAGPASLTVARDLLPLGYHVVAFDSDPHVGGMIRSQIPKFRLPESVIDEEVGYILDMGLEMRAGKRIDSLKALLAENYDAVFVGCGAPRGRDLDVPGRKEAAANIHIGIDWLSSVSFGHVTRIGKRVIVLGGGNTAMDCCRSSKRLGGEDVRVVVRSGFEEMKASPWEKEDAMHEGIPIINFHVPKAFTHAKGKLTGVTFEKVEAKYDEKGRRNLAPTGEPDVHMECDDVLVAVGQENSFPWIERDAGIAFDKWGMPLVDKATMQSSLAKVFFGGDAAFGPKNIIWAVAHGHDAAISIDKFCNGEDVKQRPPPLVQASSQKMGIHEWSYDNDISNDLRYRVPLKDQAVALKDIKVEVELGFDDKLAFAEAQRCLNCDIQTVFATSLCIECDACVDICPLDCITFTENGEENELRQRLSAPALNLTQDLYVSNALKTGRIMTKDEDLCLHCGLCAERCPTGAWDMQKFLLDMAQASHACHSR, encoded by the coding sequence TTGCTGCCCACCGACATCGCCAATCCTGACTATTTCCACAAGGTCGTGGATTGTCAGTGGGCATGCCCCGCGCACACGCCGGTTCCCGAATACATCCGTCTGATCGCCGCCGGGCGCTACGGCGACGCCTACATGGTCAACTGGGCCTCCAACGTGTTCCCGGGAATCCTCGGGCGCACCTGCGACCGGCCTTGCGAGCCGGCGTGCCGGCGCGGCCGGGTGGAGAAGGAGCCGGTGGCGATCTGCCGCCTGAAGCGCGTGGCCGCCGACTACAAGGGCGACATCAAGGCGCGCCTGCCGAAGCCGGCGGCCCAGAGGAACGGCAAGCGCGTCGCCTTGGTCGGCGCCGGGCCGGCCTCGCTCACGGTCGCCCGCGATCTCCTGCCCTTGGGCTACCACGTGGTCGCCTTCGACTCCGATCCGCATGTGGGCGGCATGATCAGGAGCCAGATCCCGAAATTCCGCCTGCCCGAGAGCGTCATCGACGAGGAGGTCGGCTACATCCTCGACATGGGCCTGGAGATGCGGGCGGGCAAACGCATCGACAGCCTGAAGGCGCTGCTGGCCGAGAACTATGACGCGGTCTTTGTCGGCTGTGGTGCCCCCCGCGGCCGCGATCTCGACGTTCCCGGCCGCAAGGAGGCGGCCGCCAACATCCATATCGGCATCGACTGGCTCTCCAGCGTCTCCTTCGGCCATGTTACCCGCATCGGCAAGCGGGTGATCGTGCTGGGCGGCGGCAACACCGCCATGGATTGCTGCCGCTCCTCCAAGCGCTTGGGCGGCGAGGACGTGCGGGTGGTGGTGCGCTCCGGCTTCGAGGAGATGAAGGCGTCTCCCTGGGAGAAGGAAGACGCCATGCATGAAGGCATCCCGATCATCAATTTCCACGTGCCGAAGGCCTTCACCCACGCGAAGGGCAAGCTCACCGGCGTCACCTTCGAAAAGGTGGAAGCCAAATACGACGAGAAGGGAAGGCGCAACCTGGCGCCCACCGGCGAGCCGGATGTGCACATGGAATGCGACGACGTGCTGGTCGCCGTCGGCCAGGAGAACTCCTTTCCCTGGATCGAGCGCGACGCCGGCATCGCCTTCGACAAATGGGGCATGCCGCTCGTCGACAAGGCGACTATGCAGTCGAGCCTCGCCAAGGTCTTCTTCGGCGGCGATGCGGCCTTCGGCCCGAAGAACATCATCTGGGCGGTGGCCCATGGACATGATGCCGCCATCTCCATCGACAAGTTCTGTAATGGCGAGGACGTAAAGCAGCGCCCGCCGCCCTTGGTCCAGGCGTCGAGCCAGAAGATGGGCATCCATGAGTGGAGCTACGACAACGACATCTCCAACGATCTCCGCTACCGGGTGCCCCTGAAGGACCAGGCCGTCGCGCTCAAGGACATCAAGGTCGAGGTCGAGCTCGGCTTCGACGACAAGCTCGCCTTTGCCGAGGCGCAGCGCTGCCTCAACTGCGACATCCAGACGGTGTTCGCCACCTCGCTTTGCATCGAGTGCGATGCCTGCGTCGACATCTGCCCCTTGGACTGCATCACCTTCACCGAGAACGGCGAGGAGAACGAGCTGCGCCAGCGCCTGAGCGCGCCGGCTCTCAACCTGACCCAGGACCTCTACGTCTCCAACGCGCTGAAGACCGGCCGCATCATGACCAAGGACGAGGATCTGTGCCTGCATTGCGGGCTGTGCGCGGAGCGCTGTCCGACCGGCGCCTGGGACATGCAAAAGTTCCTTCTCGACATGGCGCAAGCGAGCCACGCATGTCACAGCCGATAA
- a CDS encoding 2-oxoacid:acceptor oxidoreductase subunit alpha, producing MSQPISRTNDFVIKFANVNGSGSASANQLFAKSILRMGVPVTPRNIFPSNIQGLPTWYEMRISEEGHLGARGGVDMVVAMNPQTWDKDVAEIEPGGYLFYDSSKPLPQSKFREDINLLGMPLTEICNREYSDPRQRQLFKNIIYVGALAALLDIDIKVVEALISEQFKGKDTLIQPNVKALHMGREHALEAFSCPIGLKVRRADKVGDRIFIDGNNAAALGSVYGGATVAAWYPITPSSSLAEAFSAHCRRYRVDRETRKNNYAIIQAEDELASIGIVIGAAWNGARAFTATSGPGISLMQEFIGLAYFAEIPAVIFDVQRGGPSTGMPTRTQQADLLSCAYASHGDTKHVLLFPEDPHECFTMGADAFDLADRLQTPIFVMLDLDIGMNERLCQPFQWDDARKLDRGKVMTADELEAGKNFGRYLDVDGDGIPYRTLPGVHPSRGAFFTRGTSKDRYAKYSEEGPDYADNMRRLLKKFETAKSLVPHPIIRPAAAPTRVGALYYGSTSPAMEEVLQILERQGVHLDTCRVRGFPFHDDIVDFIAAHERVFVVEQNRDGQLRTLVVNECGVDPAKLTPILHFDGTPITARFISAEIAQRLGALNLTPLLKVVS from the coding sequence ATGTCACAGCCGATAAGCCGCACCAACGATTTCGTCATCAAGTTCGCCAACGTCAACGGCTCCGGCTCGGCGAGCGCCAACCAGCTCTTCGCCAAGTCGATCCTGCGCATGGGCGTGCCGGTCACGCCGCGCAACATCTTCCCCTCCAACATCCAGGGCTTGCCCACCTGGTACGAGATGCGCATCTCCGAGGAGGGCCATCTCGGCGCCCGCGGCGGCGTCGACATGGTGGTGGCGATGAATCCCCAGACCTGGGACAAGGACGTGGCGGAGATCGAGCCCGGCGGCTACCTCTTCTACGATTCCTCCAAGCCCCTGCCGCAGTCGAAGTTCCGCGAGGACATCAACCTCCTCGGCATGCCGTTGACCGAGATCTGCAACCGCGAATACTCCGACCCGCGCCAGCGCCAGCTCTTCAAGAACATCATCTATGTCGGCGCGCTGGCGGCCCTTCTCGACATCGATATCAAGGTGGTGGAAGCGCTGATCAGCGAGCAGTTCAAGGGCAAGGACACGCTGATCCAGCCGAACGTCAAGGCCCTCCACATGGGCCGCGAGCACGCCCTTGAGGCGTTCAGCTGCCCGATCGGACTCAAGGTGAGGCGCGCCGACAAGGTCGGCGACCGTATCTTCATCGACGGCAACAATGCCGCCGCGCTCGGCTCGGTCTATGGCGGGGCCACGGTCGCCGCCTGGTATCCGATCACGCCGTCATCCTCGCTGGCCGAGGCCTTCTCCGCCCATTGCCGGCGCTACCGGGTCGACCGCGAGACCAGGAAGAACAACTACGCGATCATCCAGGCCGAGGACGAGCTCGCCTCCATCGGCATCGTCATTGGTGCCGCCTGGAACGGCGCGCGGGCCTTCACCGCGACCTCGGGCCCCGGCATCTCGCTCATGCAGGAATTCATCGGGCTCGCCTATTTTGCCGAAATCCCGGCGGTCATCTTCGATGTGCAGCGGGGCGGGCCGTCCACCGGCATGCCGACCCGCACCCAGCAGGCCGACTTGCTCTCCTGCGCCTACGCCTCCCATGGCGATACCAAGCATGTGCTGCTCTTCCCCGAAGACCCGCATGAATGCTTCACCATGGGTGCCGATGCCTTCGATCTGGCCGACCGCCTGCAGACGCCGATCTTCGTCATGCTCGATCTCGACATCGGCATGAATGAGCGCCTCTGCCAGCCCTTCCAGTGGGATGACGCGCGCAAGCTCGACCGCGGCAAGGTGATGACGGCAGACGAGCTGGAGGCGGGCAAGAATTTCGGCCGCTACCTCGACGTCGACGGCGACGGCATTCCCTATCGGACCCTCCCCGGCGTCCATCCCTCCCGCGGCGCCTTCTTCACCCGCGGCACCTCCAAGGACCGCTACGCCAAATACAGCGAGGAAGGCCCGGACTACGCCGACAACATGCGCCGCCTGCTGAAGAAGTTCGAGACCGCGAAATCGCTGGTGCCGCATCCGATCATCAGGCCGGCGGCCGCGCCCACAAGGGTCGGCGCGCTCTATTACGGCTCCACCAGCCCGGCCATGGAGGAGGTGCTGCAGATCCTGGAGCGCCAGGGCGTGCATCTGGATACCTGCCGGGTGCGCGGCTTCCCGTTCCATGACGACATCGTCGACTTCATCGCCGCCCATGAGCGCGTCTTCGTGGTCGAACAGAACCGCGACGGCCAGCTGCGCACCCTCGTCGTCAACGAATGCGGCGTCGATCCGGCGAAGCTGACGCCGATCCTGCATTTCGACGGCACGCCGATCACCGCGCGCTTCATCTCCGCCGAGATCGCCCAGCGCCTGGGCGCCCTCAACCTCACGCCCTTGCTCAAGGTTGTGTCATGA
- a CDS encoding 2-oxoacid:ferredoxin oxidoreductase subunit beta: MTYIAKPKLHHPKLPTNKLGFTKRDYEGAVSTLCAGCGHDSISAAIVQACFQLELPPHRIAKLSGIGCSSKTPTYFLRHSHGFNSVHGRMPSVLTGANLANRDLIYLGVSGDGDSASIGLGQFAHSIRRGVNMVYIVENNGVYGLTKGQFSATSDRGSKSKRGVVNSDSAIDLISMALQLGATFVARSFSGDKVQLVPLIEAALLHQGAAFIDCISPCVAFNNHLGSTKSFDYVREHNIAVNSLDVMTPRAPITVDYQPGTVETVEQHDGSTLRLRKLDADYDPHDRIQAMNYLMQRQAAGEVVTGLLYVDPEPMDLHAHLNTVAKPFNELSERELVPGKALLDRLNAALR; encoded by the coding sequence ATGACCTACATCGCCAAGCCCAAGCTGCACCACCCGAAGCTGCCGACCAACAAGCTGGGGTTCACCAAGCGCGACTACGAGGGCGCGGTCTCGACGCTCTGCGCCGGCTGCGGGCACGACTCGATCAGTGCGGCCATCGTGCAGGCCTGCTTCCAGCTGGAGCTGCCGCCGCATCGGATCGCCAAGCTGTCGGGCATCGGCTGCTCCTCCAAAACACCGACCTACTTCCTGCGCCACTCCCACGGCTTCAACAGCGTGCATGGGCGCATGCCCTCGGTCCTGACCGGGGCCAACCTCGCCAACCGCGATCTCATTTATCTCGGCGTGTCGGGCGACGGCGACTCCGCCTCGATCGGCCTCGGCCAATTCGCCCATTCGATCCGCCGCGGCGTCAACATGGTCTATATCGTGGAGAACAACGGCGTCTACGGCCTGACCAAGGGGCAGTTCTCCGCCACCTCGGACCGCGGCTCGAAGAGCAAGCGCGGCGTCGTTAATTCCGACTCCGCCATCGATCTCATCAGCATGGCCCTCCAGCTCGGCGCCACCTTCGTCGCCCGCAGCTTCTCCGGCGACAAGGTGCAGCTCGTCCCCTTGATCGAGGCCGCCCTCCTGCACCAGGGAGCAGCCTTCATCGACTGCATCAGCCCTTGCGTCGCCTTCAACAATCATCTGGGCTCGACCAAGAGCTTCGACTATGTGCGCGAGCACAACATCGCGGTCAACAGCCTCGATGTGATGACGCCCAGGGCGCCGATCACCGTCGACTATCAGCCGGGCACGGTCGAGACCGTCGAGCAGCACGATGGCTCGACCTTGCGCTTGAGGAAGCTCGACGCCGACTACGACCCGCATGACCGCATCCAGGCGATGAACTACCTGATGCAGCGCCAGGCCGCGGGCGAGGTGGTGACCGGGCTCCTCTACGTCGATCCCGAGCCGATGGATCTCCACGCCCATCTCAACACGGTGGCGAAGCCCTTCAACGAGCTCTCCGAGCGCGAGCTGGTGCCGGGCAAGGCCTTGCTGGACAGGCTGAACGCCGCGCTCAGGTAA
- a CDS encoding type II toxin-antitoxin system RelE/ParE family toxin, whose protein sequence is MSCVIKSWGTRATQRFAEEAKSKFSGLNKVLALRRLKMLDEAETLGDLVGLASIGLHKLSGDRKGQWAISAGGRWRIIFEFHDGHAWNVEIVDYH, encoded by the coding sequence ATGTCATGCGTGATCAAGTCTTGGGGCACCCGCGCGACCCAACGATTTGCCGAAGAGGCCAAGAGCAAGTTTTCCGGGCTCAACAAGGTGCTGGCTCTGCGGCGGCTCAAAATGCTCGATGAAGCGGAGACTCTCGGCGACCTCGTTGGCCTTGCTTCAATTGGCTTGCATAAGCTCTCCGGTGATCGCAAGGGACAATGGGCGATCTCGGCTGGCGGACGATGGCGGATCATCTTCGAGTTCCACGACGGTCACGCTTGGAACGTTGAAATCGTCGATTATCATTGA
- a CDS encoding HigA family addiction module antidote protein, whose protein sequence is MPISRTKRLVGAAVHPGDAIRDELDARGMSAHALSIALRLPASRIGEIVRGRRAVTPETALRLARYFGNNASFWLRLQAAYDLSTAEAEHGERIAAEIQPVTS, encoded by the coding sequence ATGCCCATTTCTCGCACGAAGCGTTTGGTCGGTGCTGCAGTCCATCCGGGCGATGCGATCCGTGACGAGCTCGATGCCCGCGGAATGTCGGCGCACGCGCTTTCGATCGCGCTTCGGTTGCCGGCGAGCCGGATCGGCGAGATCGTTCGCGGCCGCCGGGCGGTGACGCCGGAAACGGCGCTCCGCCTCGCCCGCTACTTCGGCAACAATGCCAGCTTCTGGCTGCGCCTACAGGCCGCTTACGACTTGTCGACCGCCGAGGCCGAGCACGGAGAGCGAATAGCAGCCGAGATTCAGCCGGTGACGAGCTGA
- a CDS encoding HigA family addiction module antidote protein, whose product MFVRIPTHPGAILREDVIPALRMSVSAVAGALGVSRQTLHKILAEQGPVTPEMAVRLGKFCGDGPGIWIRMQAAHDVAKASIAMAEEVKRIPRARAA is encoded by the coding sequence ATGTTCGTTCGGATTCCCACTCACCCCGGTGCGATCCTGCGCGAGGATGTCATTCCGGCGCTCCGCATGAGCGTGTCGGCGGTCGCCGGCGCGCTCGGCGTATCGCGTCAGACACTGCATAAGATTCTCGCGGAGCAGGGGCCGGTAACGCCCGAAATGGCGGTACGGCTCGGTAAATTCTGCGGCGACGGCCCCGGCATCTGGATCAGGATGCAAGCCGCGCACGACGTCGCCAAGGCCAGCATCGCGATGGCCGAAGAGGTCAAGCGCATCCCAAGGGCGCGCGCGGCGTAG
- a CDS encoding YeeE/YedE family protein, whose product MEHFTPASAAIGGVLIGLSATMLWLGIGRIAGISGILGGLLTLHAGDLAWRAAFLAGLISAPLLYGIAGGSLPEIVLPGSLAFVTAGGLLVGFGTRLGGGCTSGHGVCGLARLSPRSLGATLLFMASGFATVWLARHLFGA is encoded by the coding sequence ATGGAGCATTTCACGCCCGCCTCCGCCGCCATTGGCGGCGTCCTGATCGGCCTGTCGGCGACCATGCTCTGGCTTGGCATCGGTCGGATCGCCGGGATCAGCGGCATCCTCGGAGGCCTGCTGACACTGCACGCCGGAGACCTCGCCTGGCGCGCGGCCTTTCTTGCCGGTCTCATCTCGGCTCCGCTTCTCTACGGCATTGCCGGCGGCTCTCTGCCGGAGATCGTTCTCCCAGGCTCATTGGCGTTCGTCACCGCCGGCGGGCTGCTCGTTGGTTTCGGCACCCGCCTCGGCGGCGGTTGCACAAGCGGGCACGGTGTCTGCGGTCTTGCGCGCCTTTCGCCTCGCTCCCTTGGCGCCACTCTTCTCTTCATGGCGAGCGGCTTCGCCACGGTTTGGCTCGCCCGCCATCTCTTCGGAGCTTGA
- a CDS encoding YeeE/YedE family protein translates to MARILVALVAGLLFGLGLVVSQMVNPGKVLGFLDLLGDWDPSLAFVMAGAIPVAAIGYRLARASAAPFCAPAYAAPTQGRIDGSLVGGAILFGIGWGLVGYCPGPALAGLGLGNSGTHLFLAAMLAGMAGFSALQALAARRLGRA, encoded by the coding sequence ATGGCACGCATCCTCGTTGCGCTCGTCGCCGGCCTCCTCTTCGGTCTCGGCCTCGTCGTGTCGCAGATGGTCAATCCCGGCAAAGTTCTGGGATTTCTCGATCTGCTTGGCGATTGGGATCCGAGTCTCGCCTTCGTCATGGCGGGGGCCATTCCTGTAGCGGCGATCGGATATCGCCTCGCGCGTGCCTCGGCCGCGCCTTTCTGCGCCCCGGCTTACGCGGCGCCGACCCAGGGCAGGATCGATGGCAGCCTCGTTGGCGGCGCCATCCTATTCGGCATCGGCTGGGGACTGGTCGGCTACTGCCCCGGCCCAGCCCTTGCCGGCCTGGGGCTCGGAAACTCGGGGACGCATCTCTTTCTGGCGGCAATGCTCGCCGGCATGGCGGGCTTCAGCGCGCTTCAAGCGCTCGCAGCGCGCCGGCTAGGGCGAGCCTGA
- a CDS encoding DUF2933 domain-containing protein → MDEQAQTPWWRTPYGIVLCGFLGVAAFFLITEHTAHVFGALPYLLLAACPLMHLFMHHGHGHHSRHGAGHEHDKRDPSSGDAR, encoded by the coding sequence ATGGACGAGCAAGCCCAAACGCCCTGGTGGCGCACCCCGTACGGGATCGTGCTCTGCGGCTTCCTCGGCGTCGCGGCGTTTTTCCTCATTACAGAGCATACGGCGCATGTCTTCGGTGCTCTGCCGTATCTGCTCTTAGCGGCATGCCCGCTGATGCATTTATTCATGCACCACGGACACGGTCACCACAGCCGTCATGGGGCCGGGCACGAACATGACAAGCGAGACCCATCCTCAGGAGATGCGCGATGA
- a CDS encoding isoprenylcysteine carboxylmethyltransferase family protein has product MTDAMPAYGLWTLVVINSAAFIIFAYSFAKPQSTRDWRSFGAFSAFIVALFTEMYGIPLTIYLLSGWLQGRYPGLDPLSHDAGHLWWTVFGMQGNPHFGVLHILSNVMIAAGFILLSAAWRALYRAQKQHRLAVTGPYAYVRHPQYIGFIAIMLGFLLQWPTILTVVMFPLLVAMYVRLALSEENDARRAFGEAYDRYAATTARWVPRLIGRSAADAHGKV; this is encoded by the coding sequence ATGACCGACGCTATGCCGGCCTATGGGCTGTGGACGCTTGTCGTCATCAATTCCGCCGCTTTCATCATCTTCGCCTATAGCTTCGCCAAACCACAATCGACCCGCGACTGGCGTTCCTTTGGGGCGTTCAGCGCATTCATCGTCGCCCTGTTCACGGAGATGTACGGGATCCCGCTGACGATCTACCTGCTCTCGGGATGGCTGCAAGGTCGATATCCTGGCCTCGATCCGCTCTCGCACGACGCCGGACATCTCTGGTGGACGGTTTTCGGGATGCAGGGCAACCCGCACTTCGGCGTTCTGCACATCCTGAGCAACGTGATGATAGCCGCGGGCTTCATCCTGCTGTCGGCCGCCTGGCGTGCGCTCTACCGGGCTCAGAAGCAGCACCGTCTCGCCGTCACCGGTCCTTATGCCTATGTGCGTCATCCGCAGTACATTGGCTTCATCGCCATCATGCTTGGCTTCCTCTTGCAGTGGCCGACGATCCTGACCGTCGTGATGTTCCCGTTGTTGGTGGCGATGTATGTGCGGTTGGCGCTCTCAGAAGAGAACGATGCCAGACGCGCATTCGGTGAGGCTTACGACCGATATGCCGCAACGACGGCGCGGTGGGTGCCGCGGTTGATCGGGCGAAGCGCGGCGGATGCGCATGGCAAGGTTTAA
- a CDS encoding DUF4396 domain-containing protein translates to MLIQPIDYLLVVWFALAALSTGYVAYDQYRNNPEPVVMKWGFILVTLYMGPLGLLIYVLADKEPRPGEHEAFTQPLWKQGVGSTIHCVAGDATGIILAAVVTAALGLPMWLDLIVEYLAGFAFGIFIFQSLFMKEMMGGSYWENVRRTFLPELISMNAMMAGMAPIMSLLMMGRDMRAMDPTELVFWGVMSFGVAIGFATAFPVNVWMVKRGLKHGLMTERAPGSPFDLTAAAPKPARHRGHKAAPKRAAAAQHQGHNPGRKQMAMAMPGSGHHMGSDATLPQIAAVAGVTTLMLLAGLIVPGFYVNLSLNLSDVGGAIMPSGMVMGFDTPAGAMRDMSAIHPRLVSYQAPADAQGDQILPPRLESGVKVFDLEAAVIRWNILPGVTVDAYAFNHQIPGPRLQVVQGDRVRINLRNNLPESTTVHWHGLIIPNGMDGPAKITQKPVPPGGSFTYEFTVRQSGTYFYHTHDHSDRQQAFGLYGALIVAAKDGGEPKADLEYTVQIQEWLKRDWLTYPAMLMEGGLPNYFTINGKAYPATDTIKMKIGQTVKLRFIGTNNNFIHPMHVHGGPFEVVARDGEILKPAARYLADTVNVGPGQRYDVIWKARLPGKWLIHCHIPHHTTNYNVEEQGGGGLTMVIEVES, encoded by the coding sequence ATGCTGATCCAGCCGATCGACTACCTGCTCGTCGTTTGGTTCGCTCTGGCCGCGCTATCGACCGGCTACGTCGCCTACGACCAGTACCGCAACAACCCCGAGCCGGTGGTGATGAAGTGGGGCTTCATCCTGGTGACTCTCTATATGGGTCCGCTCGGATTGCTCATCTACGTGCTGGCCGACAAGGAGCCGCGGCCGGGCGAGCACGAGGCGTTCACCCAACCGCTGTGGAAGCAGGGGGTCGGCAGCACCATCCACTGTGTCGCCGGCGATGCCACCGGCATCATCTTGGCCGCGGTCGTCACCGCCGCACTCGGCCTCCCCATGTGGCTCGACCTCATCGTCGAATACCTCGCCGGCTTCGCCTTCGGCATCTTCATCTTCCAGTCCTTGTTCATGAAGGAGATGATGGGCGGCTCTTATTGGGAGAATGTGCGCCGGACCTTCCTGCCGGAGCTCATCAGCATGAATGCCATGATGGCCGGAATGGCGCCGATCATGAGCCTCCTGATGATGGGCCGCGATATGCGCGCCATGGATCCGACCGAGCTCGTGTTCTGGGGCGTCATGTCGTTCGGCGTCGCCATCGGCTTCGCCACCGCTTTCCCGGTCAATGTCTGGATGGTGAAGCGCGGGCTGAAGCACGGGCTCATGACCGAGCGGGCGCCCGGCTCGCCGTTCGATTTGACCGCAGCCGCGCCCAAGCCCGCTCGGCACCGAGGCCATAAGGCCGCCCCAAAACGGGCAGCCGCCGCTCAGCACCAGGGGCACAATCCCGGCCGTAAGCAAATGGCCATGGCCATGCCCGGTTCCGGCCATCACATGGGGAGCGATGCGACGTTGCCGCAGATCGCTGCCGTCGCCGGGGTTACCACGCTCATGCTGCTGGCCGGGCTGATCGTGCCGGGATTCTATGTGAACCTGTCATTGAACCTCAGCGATGTTGGCGGCGCGATCATGCCGTCGGGCATGGTCATGGGCTTCGATACGCCCGCGGGCGCCATGCGTGACATGAGCGCCATTCACCCGCGCCTGGTTTCCTACCAGGCCCCGGCCGACGCGCAGGGCGACCAGATCCTGCCGCCGCGGCTCGAGAGCGGGGTGAAGGTCTTCGACCTCGAGGCCGCGGTGATCCGCTGGAACATCCTGCCCGGCGTCACCGTCGATGCCTACGCCTTCAATCACCAGATCCCGGGGCCGCGCCTGCAGGTGGTCCAAGGCGACCGCGTCAGGATCAATCTCCGCAACAACCTGCCGGAATCGACCACGGTGCATTGGCACGGGCTGATCATCCCGAACGGGATGGACGGCCCCGCCAAGATCACCCAGAAGCCGGTGCCGCCGGGCGGCAGCTTCACCTACGAATTCACCGTGCGCCAGTCCGGCACCTATTTCTACCACACCCACGACCATTCCGATCGGCAGCAGGCCTTCGGCCTCTACGGCGCGCTCATCGTCGCCGCCAAGGACGGCGGCGAGCCCAAGGCCGATCTCGAATACACCGTTCAGATCCAGGAATGGCTGAAGCGCGACTGGCTCACCTATCCGGCGATGCTGATGGAGGGGGGCCTGCCCAACTACTTCACCATCAACGGCAAGGCCTACCCGGCGACCGACACGATCAAAATGAAAATCGGTCAGACCGTGAAGCTGCGCTTCATCGGCACCAACAACAACTTCATCCACCCCATGCATGTGCATGGCGGGCCGTTCGAGGTGGTGGCGCGCGACGGCGAGATCCTAAAGCCGGCCGCCCGCTATCTGGCCGACACGGTCAATGTCGGGCCCGGCCAGCGCTACGACGTCATCTGGAAGGCGCGCCTGCCGGGCAAGTGGCTGATCCACTGCCACATCCCCCATCACACCACGAACTACAACGTCGAGGAGCAGGGCGGCGGCGGGCTCACCATGGTGATCGAGGTCGAGAGCTGA
- a CDS encoding phytanoyl-CoA dioxygenase family protein, which translates to MTRLLSEAEVRRYHETGYLAPIPVMPPEEAIGLRRRLEAFERREGGPLKGAHRHKAHLLFPWLAELVRHPRILDAVEDVLGGDILVWTTNFFTKEAMTEDFVSWHQDSTYWGLSATDVATAWIAFTPSTVESGAMRVIPGSHKQDQLPHRDRHDPLNLLTRGQEVQVEVDEREAVDLLLQPGEMSLHHIRIVHGSSPNRSADRRIGFAIRYIPPSIRQIAGRDSASLVRGIDRYGHFEPEPTPRDECGPETQAAHAAVIKRHTALLMAGSAKSELK; encoded by the coding sequence ATGACCCGCTTATTGTCCGAGGCTGAGGTTCGGCGCTACCACGAGACCGGCTATCTGGCGCCGATCCCGGTGATGCCGCCCGAGGAAGCGATTGGGCTCCGGCGGCGGCTCGAGGCCTTCGAGCGCCGAGAGGGCGGGCCGCTCAAGGGCGCCCACCGGCACAAAGCGCATCTGCTGTTTCCCTGGCTGGCCGAGCTCGTTCGCCATCCCCGCATCCTGGACGCGGTCGAGGACGTGCTCGGCGGCGACATCCTGGTATGGACCACCAACTTCTTCACCAAGGAGGCGATGACCGAGGATTTCGTCTCATGGCACCAGGATTCGACCTATTGGGGCTTATCCGCGACCGACGTCGCCACCGCCTGGATCGCCTTCACGCCGAGCACGGTCGAGAGCGGGGCGATGCGGGTCATTCCCGGCAGCCATAAGCAGGACCAGCTGCCGCACCGGGATCGCCACGATCCCTTGAACCTCTTGACCCGCGGCCAGGAAGTGCAGGTCGAGGTGGATGAGCGCGAAGCCGTCGATCTCTTGCTGCAGCCGGGCGAGATGTCGCTGCACCACATCCGCATCGTCCACGGCTCCTCGCCCAACCGGTCGGCGGACCGGCGCATCGGCTTCGCCATCCGCTACATCCCACCTTCCATCCGCCAGATTGCCGGAAGGGATTCCGCCTCGCTGGTGCGCGGGATCGATCGCTACGGGCATTTCGAGCCGGAACCGACGCCGAGGGACGAGTGCGGGCCGGAAACCCAAGCCGCGCACGCAGCAGTCATCAAGCGCCACACCGCGCTGTTGATGGCGGGCTCGGCCAAGTCTGAGCTGAAATAG